Proteins encoded within one genomic window of Brassica rapa cultivar Chiifu-401-42 chromosome A09, CAAS_Brap_v3.01, whole genome shotgun sequence:
- the LOC103836790 gene encoding uncharacterized protein LOC103836790, translating into MDQIVSGEEEEELGVDIEEGVGFNETQDITTTNQEDVLDQVWSGRLSYDHRSENISDDDADDGLINPLMRGDGKQRRERSSQSLDLSDRKFDSVKVKKTRKPSSKPPRPPKGPLLTANDQKLMREIAELAMRKRARIERMRRMKAAKSSSPCSSILAMIVTVIFFVFLIFQGFFTSNASLGSSNSPAPDNNRMVSVQFYNEFAPRERIDPSPTTTFRYKRVSGADNEENTREVTR; encoded by the exons ATGGATCAAATAGTttcaggagaagaagaagaagagcttgGTGTTGACATTGAGGAAGGTGTTGGCTTCAATGAGACACAAGATATAACAACAACCAATCAAGAAGATGTTCTGGATCAGGTTTGGAGTGGGCGTTTGAGTTATGACCACCGGTCTGAAAACATTTCTGATGATGATGCTGATGATGGTCTGATAAACCCCTTGATGAGAGGAGATGGGAAgcagaggagagagagaagcaGCCAAAGTCTAGACCTTTCGGATAGAAAATTCGATAGCGTCAAGGTTAAGAAGACGAGGAAGCCTTCTTCCAAGCCTCCTAGACCTCCAAAAGGTCCTTTATTGACTGCAAACGACCAGAAGCTGATGAGGGAGATCGCGGAGCTCGCTATGAGGAAGCGTGCTAGGATTGAACGTATGAGAAGGATGAAAGCAGCAAAGTCTTCTTCTCCTTGCAGTAGCATTTTGGCTATGATAGTCACTGttatcttcttcgtcttccttaTCTTTCAAG GGTTCTTTACAAGCAATGCAAGTTTGGGTTCAAGCAATTCTCCAGCACCAGACAATAACCGTATGGTCTCTGTTCAGTTCTACAATGAGTTTGCTCCTCGTGAGAGAATCGATCCCAGTCCAACTACGACATTCAG GTATAAGAGAGTCTCGGGTGCAGACAATGAAGAGAACACAAGAGAAGTTACCAGATGA